In Hermetia illucens chromosome 1, iHerIll2.2.curated.20191125, whole genome shotgun sequence, one genomic interval encodes:
- the LOC119646423 gene encoding uncharacterized protein LOC119646423 yields the protein MSAPIRPHDENSKATLANKRKIRRRKISGRPTSSTFSQISENGVVESKTPESVDTSAEQSKAKGGKKSIARTRPTLGCDVVTLVSLISSEGSDSEKEESLIAIDSSRLKRPPLLRKSGKSVSFQEHDINNFSNTAKEFPHMIRRGSVAPLAARIRANRPPTAPPGSIFVHGFEARCSTL from the exons ATGTCCGCACCTATAAGGCCACACGACGAAAATAGCAAAGCCACCCTAGCTAATAAGCGGAAAATTCGACGGAGAAAGATCTCCGGCCGCCCAACATCAAGCACTTTCAGTCAAATTAGTGAAAATGGTGTAGTCGAAAGTAAAACCCCAGAGAGCGTAGACACCTCCGCCGAACAGTCCAAGGCGAAAGGGGGCAAGAAATCAATCGCACGTACTCGACCGACTTTGGGGTGTGACGTCGTCACGTTGGTGTCCCTAATTAGTTCCGAGGGTAGTGACTCCGAAAAGGAGGAATCCCTTATTGCGATTGATTCAAGCCGGCTGAAGCGCCCACCTCTGTTAAGAAAGTCCGGCAAATCTG TCTCGTTCCAGGAGCATGACATTAATAATTTTAGCAATACAGCGAAGGAGTTTCCTCATATGATACGCCGGGGATCTGTTGCACCTCTCGCAGCAAGGATACGAGCGAATAGGCCACCAACCGCACCACCTGGCTCCATTTTTGTACACGGATTTGAAGCAAGGTGCTCAacgttatga
- the LOC119646139 gene encoding uncharacterized protein LOC119646139, with the protein MAAPKNAEEAFHLINRFTSLNGMDKQTTKNYETVKKYIIDEMCKQDKVFNYLANRHNLAGSYADNLKITSPNEFDLLIEIKLTKFFVTARIESDTQKPGNVKINISEILKKCLENDNTKFVWERLKKLKDDNDYLLQDKFQSWVQGILSKINLHNSYFESQGRSFRLKYTISGPAHTCHVTTEPLSFSMDLVPAVICKSDQWRAKRNYPKEHTSLYWHAIPKPIKEKAGQSNISWQGSYADFERTIIGNKNNLKNTCRILKKLRDRQNYNHFKSYFIKTMYLWECDMQPPEFWNRPVSELVIHMIERWIDYLAEERLPFYWDKDCNLLERGSWGTMCCQLKQVLKRLKGYYESEPGKILNIFLDDDEISKLNSSAPISVVQSEQEEVKSNSIVEWIVRGILGLFLSKDNSNA; encoded by the exons ATGGCTGCACCCAAAAACGCCGAGGAAGCATTCCATCTTATAAACAGATTCACTTCGCTCAACGGGATGGACAAGCAAACTACAAAGAATTACGAAACCGTTAAGAAATATATCATTGACGAAATGTGCAAACAAGATAAAGTTTTTAATTACTTGGCTAATCGCCACAACTTAGCGGGAAGCTACGCGGACAATTTAAAGATTACTTCGCCTAATGAATTCGACTTGCTCATTGAAATCAAATTAACGAAATTCTTCGTTACTGCTAGGATAGAAAGTGACACACAGAAACCAGGGAACGTTAAAATTAACATATCTGAAATACTGAAAAAATGTTTGGAAAACGATAACACCAAGTTTGTTTGGGAGAGACTTAAAAAGCTTAAGGATGACAACGACTATTTACTCCAGGATAAATTCCAGTCCTGGGTTCAAGgcattttatcaaaaattaatttacatAACTCTTACTTTGAGTCTCAGGGCAGAAGTTTCAGGCTAAAATATACGATTTCCGGCCCTGCGCATACATGTCATGTAACGACTGAACCACTATCGTTCAGTATGGACCTAGTTCCAGCGGTTATTTGCAAGAGCGATCAATGGCGTGCTAAACGAAATTACCCTAAAGAACACACTTCTCTTTACTGGCATGCTATACCAAAACCCATAAAGGAAAAAGCGGGCCAAAGCAATATATCGTGGCAAGGATCGTATGCTGATTTCGAGCGAACGATAATCGGCAACAAAAACAATTTGAAGAATACATGTCGAATACTGAAAAAGCTGCGAGATAGACAAAATTATAACCATTTTAAAAGTTACTTTATCAAGACAATGTATTTATGGGAGTGCGACATGCAGCCTCCGGAGTTCTGGAATCGGCCAGTTTCTGAGCTAGTCATCCAT ATGATAGAGCGATGGATTGATTATCTAGCAGAGGAACGCTTACCTTTCTATTGGGACAAAGATTGTAACCTTCTGGAACGAGGAAGTTGGGGAACAATGTGCTGTCAACTCAAACAAGTCCTCAAACGTTTGAAGGGATATTATGAATCTGAACCAgggaaaatattgaatattttcc TTGACGATGACGAAATTAGTAAACTGAACAGCAGCGCGCCAATCAGTGTTGTTCAAAGCGAACAGGAAGAAGTGAAAAGTAATTCGATTGTGGAATGGATTGTTCGAGGAATTTTGGGCTTATTTTTATCGAAAGATAACTCCAACGCGTAG